One genomic segment of Chitinophaga sancti includes these proteins:
- a CDS encoding L-serine ammonia-lyase — protein MAHECISVFDIFKIGVGPSSSHTLGPWRAALQFLAELKKAGRTLSEVQHVSVLLYGSLAKTGHGHGTDIAVQLGLCGDDPVTFDVNKINEKTDDIRRSKTMLLGGEKLVAFDPLEDISFLYEESLPFHPNALTFLVTFEDGGQQAATYYSIGGGFVVKEGEVAGAASQVDLPFPIDTARQLLQFCIKTGYSISELVMENELAWRSEAATREGVLNIWRVMKECTYRGIHTAGELPGGLRVARRAAALNKKLLKGNTYTDYDSWIMAIRQGGNHFAYTLDWVSCFALAVNEENASFGRVVTAPTNGAAGVIPAVLQYFIIFCDGYYEDKILQFILTASEIGSIFKKRSTISAAMGGCQAEIGVSSAMAAAALTECLGGSQRQVLMAAEIAMEHHLGLTCDPIGGLVQIPCIERNTMGAIKAITASQLALQSNPELAKVSLDAVVKTMWETALDMNSKYKETSDGGLAVNIPISLPEC, from the coding sequence GTGGCACACGAATGCATATCCGTTTTTGATATTTTCAAAATAGGCGTCGGTCCTTCCAGCTCTCACACTTTAGGCCCCTGGCGGGCTGCATTACAATTCCTGGCCGAACTGAAAAAAGCAGGCCGGACACTTTCCGAAGTACAGCATGTAAGCGTTTTATTGTATGGTTCCCTGGCTAAAACCGGTCATGGGCATGGTACTGATATTGCCGTACAGCTGGGACTTTGTGGCGATGATCCCGTGACCTTCGATGTCAATAAGATCAATGAGAAAACGGACGACATCCGCCGCAGCAAAACCATGCTGCTGGGCGGTGAAAAATTAGTCGCATTCGACCCATTGGAAGACATAAGTTTTCTCTACGAAGAATCGCTTCCTTTTCATCCCAACGCACTTACTTTCTTAGTTACTTTTGAAGATGGCGGTCAGCAAGCTGCTACTTATTATTCTATAGGTGGTGGCTTTGTTGTGAAAGAAGGAGAGGTGGCAGGCGCCGCTTCGCAGGTGGATCTGCCTTTCCCTATCGATACCGCCCGCCAGTTGTTGCAGTTTTGTATCAAGACGGGGTATTCTATATCTGAACTGGTCATGGAAAATGAACTCGCCTGGAGATCGGAAGCAGCTACCCGGGAAGGTGTGCTGAATATATGGCGGGTTATGAAGGAATGCACGTACCGCGGCATTCATACCGCCGGCGAACTTCCCGGAGGATTGCGGGTAGCCCGCAGAGCTGCTGCGCTGAATAAGAAATTACTAAAAGGTAATACCTATACTGATTACGATAGTTGGATAATGGCCATCCGCCAGGGGGGTAACCATTTTGCTTATACGCTTGACTGGGTGAGCTGTTTTGCGCTGGCAGTGAATGAAGAAAATGCATCCTTTGGCCGTGTGGTGACAGCACCTACGAATGGTGCAGCAGGGGTAATTCCTGCTGTGTTGCAATACTTCATTATTTTTTGTGATGGCTATTATGAAGACAAAATCCTTCAGTTTATACTTACTGCTTCCGAAATAGGTAGCATTTTCAAAAAACGTTCTACTATCTCTGCGGCCATGGGTGGTTGTCAGGCAGAAATCGGCGTCTCTTCTGCTATGGCAGCAGCAGCGCTGACAGAGTGTCTTGGTGGCTCTCAGCGGCAGGTATTGATGGCTGCTGAAATAGCTATGGAACACCATCTGGGTCTTACCTGTGATCCGATTGGGGGGTTGGTGCAGATACCTTGTATTGAGCGGAATACCATGGGGGCGATTAAGGCTATTACGGCTTCGCAGTTAGCTTTACAGAGTAATCCTGAACTGGCTAAGGTATCGCTGGATGCGGTGGTGAAGACCATGTGGGAGACAGCACTGGATATGAACAGTAAATATAAGGAGACCTCTGATGGTGGCCTGGCGGTGAATATTCCAATTAGTTTACCAGAGTGTTGA
- a CDS encoding FKBP-type peptidyl-prolyl cis-trans isomerase: protein MKIFLQSILFLLCLSACSASADDDLYSNDPSSIGSQEYAIQSYISDHGLTMKRDSNGLYYKIMDMGDSTQMMNLFNIPTLIYTRSNLQDTLLDASFGSTDFDGRQLKDHIAGWQIGLRKIGKGGTIFMIIPSRLGFGDVAVGSIIPANTVLVCTVQLVDFK, encoded by the coding sequence ATGAAGATATTTTTACAATCTATCCTTTTCTTACTGTGCCTATCTGCCTGTTCAGCGTCGGCAGACGATGATTTGTATTCCAATGATCCATCCAGTATTGGATCACAGGAATATGCTATACAATCTTATATTTCCGATCATGGCCTGACCATGAAAAGAGACTCCAATGGATTGTACTACAAAATCATGGACATGGGTGACTCTACTCAAATGATGAACCTCTTTAATATACCTACCCTCATTTATACCCGTAGCAACCTGCAAGACACGCTGCTGGATGCCAGTTTCGGTTCTACCGATTTCGACGGCCGTCAGCTCAAAGATCACATTGCCGGTTGGCAGATCGGTCTTCGCAAAATAGGCAAAGGTGGCACTATCTTCATGATCATACCCAGCCGCCTTGGATTTGGCGACGTAGCCGTAGGCAGCATTATTCCCGCTAATACCGTACTGGTGTGCACCGTACAGCTAGTAGATTTTAAATGA